Proteins encoded together in one Bombyx mori chromosome 24, ASM3026992v2 window:
- the LOC134201260 gene encoding uncharacterized protein LOC134201260 encodes MKLGSTITHPLLRHVKKTGGIPALVRQTEKILFMCVIICKQTKKQANEMSNHGGKRKKQIWDYFIKTGQNAKCSLCEHVLKISQRSTTGLKYHLKSKHFVDLANSQAAEQEPGPSTPQDASLKTDNQLYDDDEPRNKVPKKYTLDNCLTNEHSREVMISRMVAKDGLTFNCLSASEDLKYLFTKNGLSLPTCPDAIKTIVENFSMTVKAEMIKTLQNLKIRGEKFSLGFDEWTTITCKRYLNVNVHHLGGTHINLGLIRIHGSCNVEQCVELVKTRLEAFILHLDTDIVGITTDDASVMKKVGRLLSCYQQLCFAHGIQLAVVNTLYREEVPHTQHKDKLLAACYSDDDDSSEEPDSSYTHFEQPPAELIPNYRGLIDKVRKVVRLFRKSATKEACLQKYAREDLGKEYGLILDCRTKWSTLYDMLERFKVLKGCTTKALIDVESEITFTEDEWADIKDLLLSLQPLKLGVEVLCRRDSTLLTADTTLRFILEKLDKQQSRVSGDLATALRMRIKERRTDLSGIVLYLHNPKKYEKSVKSPEDTFLLPKKNRIRLELIKICERLLTVKEDTGRAEGEHFDDEEDNSSDEDITLRDELETELRKQKNETCTVIAPIKSQNFEKTIKAEMVEYENKGIKGKHLTMVHKYLNTISPTSVEAERAFSVTGYVCSPIRNKMTDRTLDTICFLRSYFQNNK; translated from the exons ATGAAGCTAGGCTCTACGATCACGCATCCCTTGTTACGTCACGTCAAAAAGACGGGCGGAATTCCCGCCCTTGTGCGACAAAcagagaaaattttgtttatgtgtGTTATTATAT gtaaacaaacaaaaaaacaggcAAACGAGATGTCGAACCACGGAGGCAAacgtaaaaaacaaatttgggATTACTTTATAAAAACCGGCCAGAACGCCAAGTGTTCCTTATGCGAACacgtattaaaaataagtcAGCGATCGACAACCGGCTtgaaatatcatttaaaatcGAAACATTTCGTAGATCTTGCAAATTCCCAAGCAGCCGAACAAGAGCCTGGGCCGTCGACTCCGCAGGACGCCTCTTTGAAGACGGACAATCAACTATACGACGACGACGAACCCAGAAATAAAGTTCCCAAAAAGTATACTCTTGATAACTGCTTAACAAACGAACACTCCAGAGAAGTCATGATCTCGAGAATGGTGGCTAAAGACGGCCTAACTTTCAACTGTCTAAGTGCGTCCGAggacttaaaatatttattcacgAAAAACGGCCTAAGTCTTCCGACGTGCCCTGACGCAATTAAAACTATTGTCGAGAATTTTTCGATGACCGTCAAAGCGGAAATGATAAAAACGCTCCAAAATCTCAAAATACGCGGAGAGAAATTTTCATTGGGATTCGATGAATGGACAACAATTACTTGCAAGcgatatttaaatgttaatgtcCATCATTTAGGGGGAACGCATATCAATCTAGGACTGATTCGGATCCACGGCTCTTGCAACGTTGAGCAATGTGTCGAGCTAGTCAAGACGAGACTAGAAGCGTTTATTCTTCATCTTGACACTGACATTGTCGGTATCACAACCGACGACGCGAGCGTCATGAAGAAAGTTGGAAGACTGTTGAGTTGCTACCAACAACTGTGTTTCGCTCACGGCATCCAACTGGCCGTAGTCAACACCTTGTATAGAGAGGAAGTCCCGCATACTCAACATAAAGATAAATTACTAGCCGCTTGTTATTCAGACGATGACGATTCCAGCGAGGAACCAGACTCATCCTATACCCATTTCGAACAGCCTCCAGCTGAACTGATACCCAATTACAGGGGCCTCATCGATAAAGTGAGAAAGGTTGTGAGGCTTTTCCGTAAATCCGCAACGAAGGAGGCCTGTCTGCAGAAGTACGCACGAGAAGACCTCGGCAAGGAATACGGTCTGATCCTCGACTGCAGAACAAAATGGAGTACCCTGTACGACATGCTGGAACGCTTCAAAGTTCTCAAAGGCTGCACGACTAAAGCTTTGATTGATGTTGAATCAGAAATCACATTCACCGAAGACGAGTGGGCTGATATTAAAGATTTACTGCTCAGTTTGCAGCCGCTGAAATTGGGCGTGGAAGTCCTGTGCAGAAGGGACTCTACCCTCCTAACGGCTGACACGACACTCAGATTCATATTGGAGAAGTTGGACAAGCAACAGAGCAGAGTGAGCGGAGATCTCGCCACCGCCCTGCGGATGAGGATAAAGGAACGGCGGACCGACTTATCCGGTATCGTTCTCTATCTCCACAATCcaaagaagtacgagaaatcaGTAAAAAGTCCCGAGGACACGTTTTTATTGCCGAAAAAGAATCGTATCCGGCTTGAGCTAATAAAGATATGCGAGAGGCTGCTGACAGTCAAGGAAGATACAGGCAGGGCTGAGGGTGAGCATTTCGATGACGAAGAAGACAATTCATCAGACGAAGACATAACGCTTCGAGACGAACTGGAAACCGAATTGAGGAAACAGAAAAACGAAACTTGCACTGTGATTGCGCCGATAAAAAGTCAAAATTTCGAGAAGACAATCAAGGCTGAAATGGTTGAATATGAAAACAAGGGTATCAAGGGTAAACATCTGACCATGGTGCACAAATATCTGAACACCATAAGCCCTACAAGCGTCGAGGCGGAGCGCGCCTTCTCCGTCACCGGATACGTATGTAGTCCCATAAGGAACAAGATGACGGATAGGACTTTGGACACTATCTGTTTTCTGCGCTCATACTTCCAGAACAACAAGTAA